The region GCTAGGGCCTGTCCGGCAGCGTCGGCTCCGGGTCCGTCGCTATCCGTGCGTGCAGGTGGACGTCCCGGAACGCGTCGTGCCGACCCGCCTCGAACATCGCCTCCCGCAGGGTCCCCTCGTACGGGAACCCGCACCGCTCGGCGATCCGGCAGGACACGTCGTGGCCGAGGGCGTGGCCCAGTTCGACGCGGTGCAGACGGACGGCGCCGAAGGCGTAGCGGGCGGCCAGGGCGAGGGCACGGGTGGCGACCTGCCGGCCGCGGGCCTCCGGAAGGACCCAGTAGCCGACGATGCCGACGCGTATGACGTGGTTGATGTCGTTGACGCCTATGTGACCGAGGGTCGTACCGGTGGCCGCGTCCGTGATGCAGAAGGCGACAGCGGTGCCGTCGGCGACGGCCTCGGCGCGCGAGCGGAGCGAGTCACGGGCGCTGTCCAGGTCCCGGACGATCTTGACCGGGGTGTTCCAGCGCTGGAACTCCGGGTCGGACAGCCCGCGCAGCCAGGTCGCGACATCGGCCTCGGACTCCGGGTCCCAGGGGCGCAGCCGCAGACCGTGGCCGTCGAGCACGGGGAAGGGGTGGGCGAGGGACTTCTCGTGAACGTCGGGCATCCGGCCATTATTCACGGGGCCCGGAGGGGTTCAGGAAGTGGTTTTCGACACGGAGGAGGGGGATGGGACGGCGGAGGAAGGAGGCGGGACAGCGCCGGACCGCGGCCGGAACACGGGCACCCCCGCCCTGAACGTGACCTCCAGCCCCATCCCGATCCGCAGCGCGTCGCCCTCGCACTCCACCACCTCGGTCATCATCCGCGGCCCCTCCGCGAGGTCGACGACCGCGGCGACGTACGGCACCCGCTCGCCGAACGGCGGGAGGTCGTTGCGGTGCACGACGGACCAGGTGTAGAGCGTGGCGTGTCCGCTCGCGGGCAGCCAGCGCACGTCCTCGCTCCAGCAGTGCGGGCAGAACTCCCGGGGGTAGTGGTGGGCCCGGTCGCAGCCCGCGCAGTGGCGGATCAGCAGCCGGCCCTCCGCCGCCGCGTCCCAGTACGGCCGGGTGAAGGCATCGACTTCGGGCAGATCGAATCGCGCCCCGCCCGACGCACGCGCCCTGTCCGCCGCACGCACTTCGCCTGACGGACGCTCCCCGCTCACGAGCACACCCCGACCCTGATCGACCCGCGCCTCACGAGAACAGCCCGATCGCGCTGTCCAGTGACCACGTCTGCCATCCCATCCCGAAGAAGGCGACGACCGAGATCAGCGCCATCATCGCGTTCTGCCCCTGCTCGGCCCAGTCGTGGATCATGAGGGTGAAGTACAGGACGTTGAGGAGCAGTCCGCCGACCAGCGCGATCGGCGTCAGGAACCCGGCCACCAGTCCCAGCCCTAGGGCCAACTCCGCGTACACGACGACGTACGCCATCGTCCGCGGCCGGGGCGCGACCACGGTGTCGAAGCCGGAGCGCACCGCGTTCCACCGGTGCTTGCCCGCGACGTCCGCCGCCCACGCGATCCCGGTCCCCCGCTCGAACCAGCCCTTCTTGTCCTTGTGCCGCCAACTCTCCAGCCACCACAGCCCGAGCCCGATCCGCAGCACGGCCAGCCACTCCGCTCCGCCGAGCCAGATCGTGTCCATGGCAGTCCACGCCCCCTTCGGTTTCTGACGGTACGTCAGTTCAGCGCACGGAGGACGCCCGCGCAAGAGGCGTACGCCACCCTCCCCTTCACTCGTCCCCCCTCTTCGAACACAACCGAGTGACCTACGCCACCAGCCCCACCCACTCCTCCTACAGTCGTGATCAGTTCGCAACCGATTCCGGGCTTGACCGAGACCTATCAAGTGACGACGTGATTACGCTCGCGCACATGGCCGACTCGACTGCTTCCTCGACCCCCCGCCCGGTGCCGTCCCACGAAGACCGCCCCGTGTACGTCATCGGCGGCGGCCCCGGGGGACTCGCGACGGCGTACGCGCTGCGCGCCCAGGGCGCACGGGCCGTCGTACTGGAGAAGTCCGACCAGGTCGGAGCGTCCTGGCGGCGCCACTACGACCGACTGCACCTGCACACGACCCGGCGGCTGTCCGGCCTGCCCGGCCTCCCGATGCCGCGCTCCTTCGGGCGGTGGGTCTCGCGCGACAACGTGGTGCGCTACCTGGAGAAGTACGCCGAGCACCACCAGCTGGAGATCGTCACGGGCGTCGAGGTCTCACGCGTCGAGCCCGCCCCGGGCGGCGACGGCTGGCTGTTGCACGCCACCGGCGGCCGCGAACTGACCGGCAGCGCCGTGGTCGTCGCCACCGGCCACAACCACACCCCGCGCCTGCCCGACTGGCCCGGCCGCGACACGTACACCGGCGAACTCCTGCACGCCGGCGACTACCGCAACCCCGCCCCCTACGCCGGCCGTGACGTCCTCGTCGTCGGCGTCGGCAACACGGGCGCCGAGATCGCCGTGGACCTGGTCGAGGGCGGCGCCTCCCGGGTACGGCTCGCCGTGCGCACCGCGCCGCACATCGTGCGCCGCTCCACGGCCGGCTGGGCCGCCCAGTTCACCGGGATCCTCGTACGACGGCTGCCGGTGCGCCTCGTCGACGCACTCGCCGGGCCGATGGCCAAGGCCAGCGTGCCGGACCTGGCGGCGCAGGGGCTGCCCCGCCCCGACACCGGCCTCTACTCCCGCGTCAACGAGGGCTCCATCCCCGTCCAGGACGTCGGCCTCATCAACGCCGTCCGCAAGGGACGGGTCGAGGTCGTGGCCGCGGTGGAGGGCTTCGAGGAGGACAAGGTCGTCCTCGCCGACGGGAAGCGGATCGACCCGGACGTCGTGATCGCCGCGACGGGGTACGTACGCGCCCTGGAGGGCATCGTCGGCCACCTCGACGTCCTCGACGGGCGTGGCCGTCCGGTCGTGCACGGCGCCCGCACCCCGAAGAATGCACCCGGCCTCTACTTCACCGGCTTCACCAACCCCATCAGCGGCATGTTCCGCGAACTCGCCCTCGACGCGGAGAAGATCGCGA is a window of Streptomyces sp. NBC_00271 DNA encoding:
- a CDS encoding GNAT family N-acetyltransferase, with amino-acid sequence MPDVHEKSLAHPFPVLDGHGLRLRPWDPESEADVATWLRGLSDPEFQRWNTPVKIVRDLDSARDSLRSRAEAVADGTAVAFCITDAATGTTLGHIGVNDINHVIRVGIVGYWVLPEARGRQVATRALALAARYAFGAVRLHRVELGHALGHDVSCRIAERCGFPYEGTLREAMFEAGRHDAFRDVHLHARIATDPEPTLPDRP
- a CDS encoding Zn-ribbon domain-containing OB-fold protein, translating into MRAADRARASGGARFDLPEVDAFTRPYWDAAAEGRLLIRHCAGCDRAHHYPREFCPHCWSEDVRWLPASGHATLYTWSVVHRNDLPPFGERVPYVAAVVDLAEGPRMMTEVVECEGDALRIGMGLEVTFRAGVPVFRPRSGAVPPPSSAVPSPSSVSKTTS
- a CDS encoding DoxX family protein is translated as MDTIWLGGAEWLAVLRIGLGLWWLESWRHKDKKGWFERGTGIAWAADVAGKHRWNAVRSGFDTVVAPRPRTMAYVVVYAELALGLGLVAGFLTPIALVGGLLLNVLYFTLMIHDWAEQGQNAMMALISVVAFFGMGWQTWSLDSAIGLFS
- a CDS encoding flavin-containing monooxygenase — encoded protein: MADSTASSTPRPVPSHEDRPVYVIGGGPGGLATAYALRAQGARAVVLEKSDQVGASWRRHYDRLHLHTTRRLSGLPGLPMPRSFGRWVSRDNVVRYLEKYAEHHQLEIVTGVEVSRVEPAPGGDGWLLHATGGRELTGSAVVVATGHNHTPRLPDWPGRDTYTGELLHAGDYRNPAPYAGRDVLVVGVGNTGAEIAVDLVEGGASRVRLAVRTAPHIVRRSTAGWAAQFTGILVRRLPVRLVDALAGPMAKASVPDLAAQGLPRPDTGLYSRVNEGSIPVQDVGLINAVRKGRVEVVAAVEGFEEDKVVLADGKRIDPDVVIAATGYVRALEGIVGHLDVLDGRGRPVVHGARTPKNAPGLYFTGFTNPISGMFRELALDAEKIAKAVARTAQKAERAAAKAKEKAAPKAGAQTGARDTGDTRAAH